Part of the Pedobacter roseus genome is shown below.
GAAGCATTTCCAACACAAAACGATTATGGCCGATTTTAAACAGCTGTTAGTTTTCTTGGACGTGATAACAATAGACAAAAATACTATTATTAAAGCTATTGATTCTGAGTTCACAGATTTTGAAGATGCGCTCCAAAATTTTTCGGCTGAAAACCATGGATCAATTAATGCTATAGTTACAAGAAATATTAAAGACTACAAAAAGAGTAATCTAAGCGTGCTAACACCTATAATGTTTTTAAAAACATTATAAACCAAAAAATCCTGTCTCGCCTAACCGAAACAGGATCTGTTTTATTTGTGTGTTAACCTTTCTGTCCTTCGGACATCTCTCCTAAAAGGAGAGACTTAATCAGTCTATTTAATTGATGTGGCTTAGTTTAATCCGAAGGTAACTCCGAAACTCATATTCTTTAAGCCAGCTTGTTGTGAGGTAGTAAACATATCGTTAAAGTAATATTTGGTAAACAATCCTAAGCCTCCGTAACCAAATCTAACGGTACCTCCGTAACGAACCGACTGAAAATGGTAACTATCATATTGTTTCTCTTTACCACGCTCTTCGCTAATCTGTTTAATTTTTCCGTTTAACAAAAAGCTAACCTCCGGACCTAAAACCAGGTAAAATCTTTTACCGTTTTTGTTTTCATTGGTACGGAATTCAAAATTTAATGGAATATGAACATAACTGCTGGAGAAACGGTTTTTAGAAAAATGTACGGGCGATTGATCAGTATAAACAAACTCGTTCGAATTTTTAGCAATGGTAATGTCTTTTCTCAAACGGATTAAAGTCCAGTCGAAACCACCTGCCACATACACTTTAAAGTTAGAATTAAAACGGTAGCCAAACTGTAAGATATCAAAAGAGAAAGTACTGGTTTTTCCGCCTTTATAATCTAAAAAATCATTGTTTGGAGATAAATTAAAACTTCCGTTATCAATTAATCTGGAGAAACCCCAGTCAATCCTGGTGAAGGTAATTCCACCAACAAAACGGCCTTTTTTTGGTTGTTTATTTACGCTATCTTTGCCGTCCCTGGTTATTTTAACAATACCATAATCTAAATCCCTTCTATTTCTTTTTGTAGAATCTTGTTGTGCAAAAGCACCTGGAGCCATAACACCGGCAAGTCCGCTTACCAATAGTGTTGTAAATATTAGACGTTTCATATCTGTGTGTTTGTTATTTTAATGTTATAAATGTTGTAAAGTTTAAAGGTTGTAATGTTCAATGTTAAAAAGTTTAAATCTTGAATACTGCTAACTAAAAACTGATAATTGTGAACTGATAACTGGCCACTGCCAATTGAAACTGTTATTTCTTACGTTTACCGATTTTAAAAGGACCAATATTGATCGATGATAAAGAAGAATCATCATCATCGGTACGGAACTGGATCAGTTTATCTTTTCTCTTATCAACTTTGTTAACAATGATGTTAATTACATCGCCCATATTGCGGATCCCTTTATTTTGTTCGTTATCATTAATAGGTTCATCAGTTTTAACAGTTGTTGGATTGCTTGCCGTTACAATATCCACTTTAGGCTGCGAAAGAATAGCGGCGTCAATTTGTGCTTTGATATCATTTTTTGGGCTTTCAACTTGTGCAATCATTGTTTCCTGCTTTTGCATTTCAGGTGCAGTAACCATGCGTTGTTTTTCAACAGGCTTAACAACATCTTGTTTAACTTTCGTTTTAGCAATAGCCCTTGCTGGTTTAAGCTCAACAGGCAAAATTGGTGCAACATCTTTAACCGGCTTAACTACTGCAGGTAGCTGATCTTTAACAACCGGTGCCTCTTCCGCTTGCTTTGGCTTTTCAATTGAATTATTAGCCAATTGTTTACCTTCAGTAGTATCATTCTGCCGTTGATAAACCAAAATCCCAATCGTAGCAATCAATAACACAGCGGCTGCCGATAACCAGTAAATTGGTATAATCCTTTTTTTCTTAGGTGTTATTTCGCTTTCAATATTGCTCCATAAATCCCTTGATGGCATTACTTCTGCATCAGCAAAAGCATCCTTAAATAACTGATCAAAATCCTTATCCCGTATATGTTGCATAACCAAAACCCTCCATTTTTATAATTTCTTCTTTTAATATTGCCCTTGCTCTCGATAATTGCGATTTACTCGCGCCTTCTGAGATACCAAGCGTTTCACCAATTTCTTTATGCGAATAACCTTCTATTACATACATGTTAAAAACCATGCGGTAACCATCGGCCAGTTTTTGTATTACCTTCATTAGATCCTGCATACCTAAAGTGCCAAAATCAAATCCGGTTGATGGCTGTTCGTAAGCTTCATCTATCTCCACTACATTTAAGCTGCGTAAATTTTTACGGTAACTTTCAATTGCGGTATTCACCATTACCCGTCTAATCCAGCCCTCAAAAGAGCCATCGCCCCTATACTCCTTTATTTTTTGGAAAATTTTGATGTAGCCCATCTGCAGCACATCTTCTGCCTCCATCCTATCTTTGGCGTAGCGCATACAAACGGCCAACATCTTCGCTGCAGTTTGCTTGTAAAGCAGCTCCTGCATCTTCCGGTCGCCAGCTTTGCAGCCTTCCATCAAATCGTTTATCGTATAGCTTCGCGTCAATTTCATTGTGTGTTTGTATATAGAAGATGGGCAATTACAAACAATGGTTGCATGGGGAGTAAAAAAAAGTTAAATAAAGTTAAAATTAGCCTCATATCAACTGATTATCAACAAGATATAGTTTAAATAAATTTTTCAAGAAAGATATAGATTTTTTATTTGAAAATGAACATGCAGCATTTCATCGTGAGCAGTAGTCCCGCTATTCGCTACTTCCGATGAAGAATCGGAATCGCTGCTATCGGGTTTATAAACCGGGAACAGCTTAAAAATAAAAAAAACCTCGTAGGTTTCGAAAACCTACGAGGTTTGAAATCGTATGAACTTTATCACCCTAAACCTTCCGCCTTACTACCTTCTACCTTCCCTCCTTTTTCACCTTAAACAATTTAAAATCCTGTTTATAGGTTAAGAAAAACGAGTGGTTAAACTGAAGTTGTTTATCGGTATGATCAAGATCAATATGCGGTTCGAAACGCACATCAAGGTATAAATGTGGGATCAGTTCTTTTTGGTAAGCATAACGCAACGAAACAATATTTCTCGAGCTCTGTCTTAGCCCCGGACTGTACAGGTTATCAGAAACCGATTCGTAAAGCGGCATACCTTTAATCGAAATAAAGTTATTGCCTTTCCAGTAAGAAGCTACTAAACTTCCCCATTTACTTTCTACCCCGGCATTTAACCATAAACCAAAGCCACCTTGATAAGCCCTTCTTTTATCCGGAGAGAAATCTTTGTAAACGGCGATATAGTTATCGGTATATACCTGTTTAATATTGGTATTAATGTCTTTATGCAACTTTATACCTGTGGCGCCATTAAACATGGTTGTAATCGGGATTTCTTTTAAAACATCAATCTGTCCGCCCTGGTGGAAAGCCAAAAACTGAGCAGGAATACTTAATTTCCAGTCATCATTTTTAATTAAAAAGCTTTCGGTCGATAAACCACCTATAATTTCTTCCTTGGCCGGATCACCTTTATAGATCATTTTTTGCCATGCAATCCAGGCATCCAAGGTAAATTTCTTACGCTCTACCAATAACTGCGTTCCATATTCAATCGGCGTAGTTAAAGTTCGTTCGAAATCGTATAAAGGCTCGATGTACTTGTGCTGAATATTTCCTTCTAAACTTCCAAAAATCAAGGTGAGATTACGTTTATGGTATTTTACGCTGAATAAAGGTTTTGCATCGGAGATCCCGTTCCTTCCAAAATCTTTTCTGATGAAAGCACCTGCCGTAATAGCGAGGTTTGGATGGGCATAATAAACGATCTGCGGCTGCAATTGCGTTCCGTACAAAGTATAACCATCATGAAAATCGTTGGTGTATTCGTAATTGCGGACGTAGTTTAAATTGTAAAAGTTGAAGTGAACCTCGTTGGTTAAGCTGCTATCGGGTCGGATCCGGTTCTCAAAAGCCGATTGATTGAACTGTGCCGAAGCAAAATAAGCACTAAAAAGAAAAGTTATTAAGAGTAAGGCCCTTTTCAGACCTGCGTTTGTAAACATGTGCTTGGATTTTATCGCCCAAATTTAGAATAGTTTTTTATTAAATTATCAAGTACAGGGTATCAAGTATCAAGCGCTGCATACA
Proteins encoded:
- a CDS encoding type II toxin-antitoxin system VapC family toxin, giving the protein MSNIIIDSDILLDFFLQRKPFLDESIKILSACEKRQVKGFVTGLIISNTYYILRKHFQHKTIMADFKQLLVFLDVITIDKNTIIKAIDSEFTDFEDALQNFSAENHGSINAIVTRNIKDYKKSNLSVLTPIMFLKTL
- a CDS encoding outer membrane beta-barrel protein, whose amino-acid sequence is MKRLIFTTLLVSGLAGVMAPGAFAQQDSTKRNRRDLDYGIVKITRDGKDSVNKQPKKGRFVGGITFTRIDWGFSRLIDNGSFNLSPNNDFLDYKGGKTSTFSFDILQFGYRFNSNFKVYVAGGFDWTLIRLRKDITIAKNSNEFVYTDQSPVHFSKNRFSSSYVHIPLNFEFRTNENKNGKRFYLVLGPEVSFLLNGKIKQISEERGKEKQYDSYHFQSVRYGGTVRFGYGGLGLFTKYYFNDMFTTSQQAGLKNMSFGVTFGLN
- a CDS encoding RNA polymerase sigma factor gives rise to the protein MKLTRSYTINDLMEGCKAGDRKMQELLYKQTAAKMLAVCMRYAKDRMEAEDVLQMGYIKIFQKIKEYRGDGSFEGWIRRVMVNTAIESYRKNLRSLNVVEIDEAYEQPSTGFDFGTLGMQDLMKVIQKLADGYRMVFNMYVIEGYSHKEIGETLGISEGASKSQLSRARAILKEEIIKMEGFGYATYTG